A stretch of Aureispira sp. CCB-E DNA encodes these proteins:
- a CDS encoding lysylphosphatidylglycerol synthase transmembrane domain-containing protein, whose amino-acid sequence MKSFFKFLVFLGVGLTLLYFVYVNQAAAYELECHCKTGTGCQITLIQKIVNDFKDANFFWLFVILMAFMISNLSRALRWNQLIEPLGYQPKVFNTFFATMVGYMVNLALPRAGEIAKPATVAQYEKIPLEKLVGTIVVDRIFDVMMLLLVTGLTFLTQFNHLYNFLFGAGKPTAECLHPMAENEAAFAIPWLGLLLGLMGIGLMVCIYILVRWKTIKETAVAQKVIALIASFISGVKTVLQLKRPGLFVVHTLIIWLMYYLMLYLCFFAYGPTVGLSPLAALLAFTFGTFGMVIPSPGGMGTYQIAVTAALVIYGVAEADAFAFSNIMFFTITIFGNLFFGLLAYIVLPLYNKGYEPTLPEDQQ is encoded by the coding sequence TTGAAATCTTTTTTTAAGTTTTTAGTCTTTTTGGGTGTTGGGCTAACCCTGTTGTACTTTGTGTATGTTAATCAAGCGGCTGCCTATGAATTAGAATGCCATTGTAAAACAGGAACAGGTTGTCAAATTACACTAATTCAAAAAATTGTCAACGATTTTAAAGACGCCAACTTTTTTTGGTTATTTGTCATTTTAATGGCTTTTATGATTAGCAATCTAAGCAGAGCCTTGCGTTGGAATCAACTGATAGAGCCTTTAGGTTATCAGCCTAAGGTATTTAATACTTTTTTTGCAACAATGGTCGGTTACATGGTCAATTTAGCCTTGCCACGAGCAGGCGAAATTGCAAAACCAGCAACCGTAGCTCAATATGAAAAAATTCCATTAGAAAAACTGGTTGGAACCATTGTCGTCGATCGTATTTTTGATGTTATGATGTTGTTACTTGTAACTGGATTAACATTTCTAACACAGTTCAATCACCTTTACAATTTCTTGTTTGGAGCAGGAAAACCTACCGCAGAATGTCTGCATCCAATGGCTGAAAATGAGGCTGCTTTTGCAATTCCTTGGTTGGGATTACTACTTGGACTAATGGGGATTGGATTAATGGTTTGTATTTATATACTTGTTCGTTGGAAAACAATAAAAGAAACAGCCGTTGCCCAAAAAGTAATCGCTCTAATTGCTAGTTTTATTTCGGGCGTAAAAACTGTCTTACAACTAAAACGTCCAGGCTTATTTGTCGTGCACACACTCATTATTTGGCTAATGTATTATTTAATGTTGTACCTGTGCTTTTTTGCTTATGGACCAACCGTAGGTTTGTCTCCATTAGCCGCCTTGTTAGCCTTTACTTTTGGTACGTTTGGGATGGTTATTCCTTCTCCTGGAGGGATGGGCACCTATCAAATAGCCGTAACCGCAGCTTTAGTTATTTATGGAGTTGCAGAAGCGGATGCCTTTGCTTTTTCCAATATAATGTTCTTTACAATAACAATATTTGGTAACCTGTTTTTCGGTCTACTTGCCTACATTGTTTTACCTCTATACAACAAAGGTTATGAACCCACTCTTCCAGAAGATCAGCAATAA
- the rfaE2 gene encoding D-glycero-beta-D-manno-heptose 1-phosphate adenylyltransferase has product MNPLFQKISNKIQDWSTAVQTVRKWQNNGLEVVFTNGCFDLVHLGHLAYLAEAAAQGQKLVIGLNSDASVSRLKGKHRPIKDQTNRAHLLASLEMVDLVVLFEEDTPLQLIEAIQPDVLVKGGDWSIEEIVGSKCVLANGGQVKSLTFIEGYSTTKLEQKIRSRS; this is encoded by the coding sequence ATGAACCCACTCTTCCAGAAGATCAGCAATAAAATACAAGATTGGTCAACAGCTGTACAAACTGTCCGAAAATGGCAAAATAATGGCTTAGAAGTCGTGTTTACCAACGGTTGTTTTGATTTAGTTCATCTAGGACATCTTGCTTATTTAGCTGAGGCGGCAGCGCAAGGACAAAAATTAGTTATTGGTTTAAACTCCGATGCATCTGTAAGCCGATTAAAAGGCAAACATCGCCCTATCAAGGATCAAACCAACCGTGCGCATTTGTTAGCTAGTTTAGAAATGGTTGATTTAGTCGTGCTTTTTGAAGAAGACACTCCATTGCAATTAATTGAAGCAATTCAACCAGATGTTTTAGTCAAAGGGGGAGATTGGTCTATTGAAGAAATTGTGGGTAGCAAATGTGTTTTAGCCAATGGAGGACAAGTCAAAAGCCTAACTTTTATAGAAGGTTATTCTACGACTAAATTAGAACAAAAGATACGAAGCCGCTCCTAA